The proteins below are encoded in one region of Aeromonas veronii:
- a CDS encoding amidohydrolase: MDSKQRRLGPQPRLMGALLLGTLLGGCQQENNSTSQAPNTLYLNGKIHTQDGQSSQAEAIVVQGGKFVYVGSHDGAEAYQNKGTQVVDLRGRMVLPGLHDNHIHLLGTVALDMCDLDGQSIDLDELAARVRECLPRYAPKPGEWLVVNQWSPYDGNTPTATHATLLAALDAAAPDNPIMLAGVDGHASAYNSRALALAADQDGNTVGFNGASLAPGGVFEAFIPYVDLASGVIRDGARNAIPVPDTDVLSASDDQAATQYDKILPAISELMASRGITGIQDACATDFIRQRLRNMQGQDLLHMRVTAATCFHAEDYAGTLDLGARLAKAREVRESFADNPLIKADAVKIFLDGVIEGDPFTDPVFLPNAGMLENYHRPHLAMDTSSGAVIITADSEDAGSNGIVNYSDGDLKRYVGALDKEGFSIHMHSIGDRSTRMGLDALSAARASNGDHGIPHTLAHLQVVHPDDQKRLGELGLYLTFTYAWTTPQLAYDMLVTPFIQPTRAGQPLSEALYDSLGYLHEALYPVESSRKAGAVLVAGSDAPVDSRDPRPFENMAAGIIKAAGSGDEYRASQRISLTEMLAAYTINGARAVRQGEITGSIEVGKSADFIVLDRDLFALVEAGTPEQIADTRVERTVFQGETVYTTPDMTP; the protein is encoded by the coding sequence ATGGATAGCAAACAACGAAGGCTGGGCCCCCAGCCTCGCCTGATGGGTGCCCTGCTGCTGGGCACCCTGCTCGGCGGCTGCCAGCAGGAGAACAACAGCACATCCCAGGCCCCGAACACCCTCTACCTCAACGGCAAGATCCACACCCAGGACGGGCAAAGCAGCCAGGCCGAGGCCATAGTGGTGCAGGGTGGAAAGTTCGTCTATGTGGGATCACATGACGGTGCCGAGGCCTATCAGAACAAGGGCACCCAGGTGGTGGATCTACGGGGTCGCATGGTGCTGCCGGGCCTGCACGACAACCACATCCATCTGCTCGGCACGGTCGCACTCGACATGTGCGATCTCGACGGCCAGAGCATCGATCTGGACGAGCTTGCCGCCAGAGTCAGGGAGTGCCTGCCCCGCTACGCCCCCAAGCCAGGGGAGTGGCTGGTGGTCAACCAGTGGTCCCCCTATGATGGCAACACCCCGACCGCCACCCATGCCACCCTGCTGGCGGCGCTCGATGCGGCGGCGCCGGACAACCCGATCATGCTGGCCGGGGTCGACGGTCACGCCAGCGCCTACAACTCCCGGGCGTTGGCCCTGGCGGCAGACCAGGACGGCAACACGGTCGGCTTCAACGGCGCCAGTCTGGCGCCGGGGGGCGTGTTCGAGGCCTTCATCCCCTATGTGGATCTCGCCAGCGGCGTCATCCGCGACGGGGCGCGCAACGCCATCCCCGTGCCCGACACCGACGTGCTGAGCGCGAGCGACGATCAAGCCGCCACCCAGTACGACAAGATCCTGCCCGCCATCTCGGAGCTGATGGCGTCGCGCGGCATCACCGGCATTCAGGACGCCTGCGCCACCGATTTCATTCGCCAGCGGCTGCGCAACATGCAGGGGCAAGATCTGCTGCACATGCGGGTCACCGCCGCCACCTGCTTCCATGCCGAGGATTATGCCGGCACCCTGGATCTGGGGGCTCGACTCGCCAAGGCTCGCGAAGTCAGGGAGTCTTTCGCAGACAATCCCCTCATCAAGGCCGATGCGGTCAAGATCTTCCTCGACGGCGTGATCGAGGGGGATCCCTTCACCGACCCTGTCTTCCTGCCCAACGCCGGCATGCTGGAGAATTACCACAGGCCCCACCTCGCCATGGACACCAGCAGCGGCGCGGTGATCATCACAGCCGACAGCGAGGATGCGGGCAGCAACGGCATCGTCAACTACAGCGATGGGGATCTGAAGCGCTACGTGGGCGCCCTGGACAAGGAGGGATTCAGCATCCACATGCACAGCATCGGCGATCGCAGCACCCGGATGGGACTGGATGCGCTGAGCGCGGCCCGTGCCAGCAACGGGGATCACGGCATTCCCCACACCCTGGCCCACCTGCAGGTGGTTCACCCGGACGATCAGAAACGCCTCGGGGAGCTCGGCCTCTACCTCACCTTCACCTACGCCTGGACCACGCCCCAGCTCGCCTACGACATGCTGGTGACCCCCTTCATCCAGCCCACCAGGGCGGGTCAGCCGTTGAGCGAGGCCCTCTACGATTCCCTCGGCTACCTGCACGAGGCCCTCTACCCGGTGGAGAGCTCGCGCAAGGCGGGCGCCGTGCTGGTGGCAGGCAGCGATGCGCCGGTGGACAGCCGGGATCCCCGCCCGTTCGAGAACATGGCCGCCGGCATCATCAAGGCCGCCGGCAGTGGCGACGAATACCGTGCCAGCCAGCGTATTTCCCTCACCGAGATGCTGGCCGCCTACACCATCAACGGCGCCAGGGCGGTACGTCAAGGGGAGATCACCGGCTCCATCGAGGTGGGTAAATCGGCGGACTTCATCGTACTCGACCGGGATCTGTTCGCCCTGGTCGAAGCCGGCACGCCAGAGCAGATTGCCGACACCCGGGTCGAGCGCACCGTGTTTCAGGGGGAGACCGTCTACACAACCCCAGACATGACCCCTTGA
- a CDS encoding TonB-dependent siderophore receptor, translated as MQLVHPPLTVVAATISALLAGSVLAATPQDARESAVDETLTVLGQTYRNTATKTQLDPIETPQAISVVDSETLDQRGVSSVSEALRYVPGVNTELRGGAVNRLDLFNIRGFDNYQNFYDGLLLQYNEWNLQPQIDPVAIEQLEVFKGPTSVLYGSMPPGGMVNLIAKRPQREAKHSVSVATGTGALKEMSFDSTGAINEQFAYRVVGLARQKDGQAVTSEEERYVFAPSLDWQLGERTLLNLNLYYQKDPEAGIYTTVPASGSVKSNPLGQLGSDTFLGDENWNEYNRDVTLVGYKLSHAFNDSWQVLQNARYMDASAYQRNTYNAALAADNRTVARNAYLTDEDSRGFVIDNQLAGKVMTGAAQHNLLLGVDYQYLDARVRYEDTLDYSAPSIDIFNPDHNQIVPDALRFPYQDNKTIRQSQTGVYLQDQVRLDRLVAIGGARYDSYRMDTDSHTLYQGAASQSLATIDQDNLSFRLGALYELDYGFSPYVSYAESFEPVPGADKNGKAFDPSTGQQWEGGLKYLSDDMSKTFTVAAFHITKENALVTDPDNIYGPKLQTGEIVSKGIELEGRVDITSNLDLALSYTRQDMEITRDTTDLQGKTPVWVPKQMASLWSNYQAGGSLQGMRVGAGLRYVGEAELDAANTDTVPDYLLMDMSASYDLAELSQSLKGVQASLSASNLFNKTYYSCYDQNNCWFGAERNVEARLKYAF; from the coding sequence ATGCAACTTGTTCACCCCCCATTGACCGTGGTCGCCGCGACCATTTCCGCCCTGCTGGCAGGCTCAGTGCTGGCCGCCACTCCCCAGGATGCCCGGGAGAGTGCGGTCGACGAGACCCTGACCGTGCTCGGCCAGACCTATCGCAACACCGCGACCAAGACCCAGCTCGATCCCATCGAGACGCCGCAGGCTATCTCGGTGGTGGATAGCGAGACCCTGGATCAGCGCGGCGTCAGCTCGGTGAGCGAGGCCCTGCGCTATGTGCCCGGGGTCAACACCGAGCTGCGTGGCGGCGCCGTCAACCGGTTGGATCTGTTCAACATCCGCGGCTTTGACAACTACCAGAACTTCTATGACGGCCTGTTGCTGCAATACAACGAGTGGAACCTGCAACCCCAGATTGACCCGGTCGCCATCGAGCAGCTGGAGGTGTTCAAGGGGCCGACTTCCGTGCTCTACGGCAGCATGCCGCCCGGCGGCATGGTCAACCTCATCGCCAAGCGCCCCCAGCGGGAAGCCAAACACAGCGTGAGCGTGGCCACCGGCACCGGTGCCCTGAAAGAGATGAGCTTTGACAGCACTGGCGCCATCAATGAGCAATTTGCCTATCGGGTGGTGGGGCTGGCCCGTCAGAAGGACGGCCAGGCGGTGACCTCCGAAGAGGAGCGCTACGTCTTCGCCCCCTCCCTGGACTGGCAGCTCGGCGAGCGTACCCTGCTGAACCTGAACCTCTACTACCAGAAGGATCCGGAAGCCGGCATCTATACCACGGTGCCGGCGAGCGGTTCGGTCAAATCCAATCCCCTGGGGCAGCTTGGCAGCGATACCTTCCTCGGCGACGAGAACTGGAACGAGTACAACCGGGACGTGACCCTGGTCGGTTACAAGCTGAGCCATGCCTTCAACGACAGCTGGCAGGTGCTGCAGAATGCCCGCTACATGGATGCCTCGGCCTATCAGCGCAACACCTACAACGCCGCCCTGGCGGCAGACAACCGCACCGTTGCCCGCAACGCCTATTTGACGGACGAGGATTCCCGCGGCTTTGTCATCGACAACCAGCTGGCGGGCAAGGTGATGACGGGGGCGGCCCAGCACAACCTGCTGCTCGGGGTGGATTATCAATATCTGGATGCACGGGTGCGTTATGAAGACACCCTGGACTATTCGGCCCCCAGCATCGACATCTTCAACCCGGATCACAACCAGATAGTGCCCGATGCCCTGCGCTTCCCCTATCAGGACAACAAGACCATCCGCCAGTCCCAGACGGGTGTCTATCTGCAGGATCAGGTGCGCCTGGACAGGCTGGTGGCCATCGGTGGCGCCCGCTACGACAGCTACCGGATGGACACCGACAGCCACACCCTCTATCAGGGGGCGGCCAGCCAGTCTCTGGCGACGATCGATCAGGACAATCTCTCCTTCCGTCTCGGCGCCCTCTATGAGCTGGACTACGGCTTCTCCCCTTACGTGAGTTATGCCGAGAGCTTCGAACCGGTGCCGGGGGCGGACAAGAACGGCAAGGCGTTTGATCCCTCCACCGGTCAGCAGTGGGAGGGGGGGCTCAAATATCTGTCGGATGACATGAGCAAGACCTTCACCGTCGCCGCCTTCCACATCACCAAGGAGAACGCCCTGGTGACGGATCCGGACAACATCTACGGGCCCAAGCTGCAGACCGGCGAAATCGTCTCCAAGGGGATAGAGCTGGAAGGGCGGGTGGACATCACCAGCAACCTGGATCTGGCGCTGAGCTATACCCGTCAGGACATGGAGATCACCCGCGATACCACGGATCTGCAGGGCAAGACCCCGGTCTGGGTGCCCAAGCAGATGGCATCTCTCTGGAGCAACTACCAGGCGGGCGGCAGCTTGCAAGGCATGCGCGTCGGCGCCGGCCTGCGCTATGTGGGGGAGGCCGAGCTCGACGCCGCCAATACCGATACGGTGCCGGATTACCTGCTGATGGACATGTCTGCCTCCTACGACCTGGCCGAACTCAGCCAGAGTCTGAAAGGGGTTCAGGCATCCTTGAGCGCCAGCAACCTGTTCAACAAGACCTACTACTCCTGCTACGACCAGAACAACTGCTGGTTCGGGGCCGAGCGTAACGTGGAGGCGAGACTCAAATACGCATTCTAA
- a CDS encoding HPP family protein, which yields MQFRDFLPVSTNTGLKESVVGALGAFIGLCGTGLICQWALGIEAYWLIAPMGASAVLLFAAPASPLAQPWSILVGNGVSALMGVVSAALVPDPALASALAVMLAIGAMFLTRSLHPPGGAVALTAVIGGEGIRQLGLGYVLLPVLVNSALLLTLGLVYNRLLGRRYPNGAKTAPNRHQTADPEPSARLASATDIDFALGKHGELLDISRQDLQDLLQEAQLHALRERVGTVRCQDVMSKDLVVTTPDEPAMAAWQLLSLHRIKALPVVDGERLVGILTLHDLMIDRENRQPRGLQALETRTVAALMTREVRTAWRHQPLYDLVEAFSDGGLHHMPVLDGERLVGILTQSDMVAALFNLALQPGLTSEEAPPLVDR from the coding sequence ATGCAGTTCAGGGATTTTTTGCCGGTATCGACCAATACCGGCCTCAAAGAGAGCGTGGTGGGGGCCCTCGGTGCCTTTATCGGATTGTGCGGCACGGGCCTGATCTGTCAGTGGGCGCTGGGGATAGAGGCATATTGGCTGATAGCCCCCATGGGAGCCTCCGCCGTATTGCTGTTCGCGGCGCCGGCGAGCCCCCTGGCCCAGCCCTGGTCCATCCTGGTGGGCAACGGGGTCTCGGCGTTGATGGGGGTGGTTAGCGCCGCCCTGGTGCCGGATCCGGCCCTCGCCTCGGCGCTGGCGGTGATGCTGGCCATCGGTGCCATGTTCCTGACCCGCAGCCTGCATCCCCCCGGCGGGGCCGTGGCCCTGACCGCCGTCATCGGCGGGGAAGGCATTCGTCAGCTGGGATTGGGTTATGTCTTGCTGCCGGTGCTGGTCAACTCCGCACTGCTGCTCACCCTCGGCCTCGTCTACAACCGCCTGCTGGGTCGTCGTTATCCCAATGGCGCCAAGACCGCGCCCAATCGCCACCAGACTGCCGACCCCGAGCCGAGCGCCCGCCTTGCCAGTGCCACCGACATCGACTTCGCACTGGGCAAGCACGGCGAACTGCTCGATATCAGCCGCCAGGATCTGCAGGATCTGCTGCAGGAGGCGCAGTTGCATGCCCTGCGCGAGCGGGTCGGCACGGTGCGCTGTCAGGATGTGATGTCGAAAGATCTGGTGGTGACGACGCCGGATGAACCGGCCATGGCAGCCTGGCAACTGCTATCCCTGCACAGGATCAAGGCGCTGCCCGTGGTGGACGGGGAGCGGCTGGTGGGGATCCTGACCCTGCATGACCTCATGATCGACAGAGAGAATCGGCAACCTCGCGGCCTGCAGGCGCTGGAGACCCGGACGGTGGCGGCGCTGATGACCCGCGAGGTGCGCACGGCATGGCGTCATCAGCCGCTCTATGACCTGGTGGAGGCTTTCTCCGACGGAGGCCTGCACCATATGCCGGTGCTGGATGGGGAGCGACTGGTGGGGATCCTCACCCAGTCCGACATGGTGGCCGCCCTGTTCAATCTGGCGTTGCAGCCGGGCTTGACGAGCGAGGAGGCTCCCCCGCTCGTCGACAGATAA
- a CDS encoding LysR substrate-binding domain-containing protein: MGVPNPTSNLNIDIRHLKTISALAEQGSLAGAALSLSLTQSALSHQLKELETRLNLELYLRKSRPLVLTAAGQQLLALSRQVLPAIAQTEKQLQALHSGDAGRLHLALDCHSCIQWLLPLLPDFRRQWPGVALEVESVPGFDTIGALLGGQLDLLLISDVHTRGDLHFEPLFSFELQLVMASDSRLCQLDRITPDDLLSEVLLVYPVERSRMDVFTRFLQPAGVEPARCKTVDNTSVMLQMAAAGLGVAALPRWASEEFVRQGLLEARPLGSGIRRHMYGAVRAADKDQACLQSLFERIRAKMGAAQQGL; this comes from the coding sequence ATGGGTGTGCCCAACCCCACCAGCAATCTGAACATCGACATCAGGCACCTGAAGACCATCAGTGCGCTGGCCGAGCAGGGCTCCCTGGCCGGGGCAGCCCTGAGTCTGAGCCTCACCCAGTCTGCCCTCTCCCACCAGTTGAAGGAGTTGGAGACCCGCCTCAACCTGGAGCTTTACTTGCGCAAGAGCCGCCCGCTGGTACTGACGGCGGCAGGCCAGCAGCTGCTGGCCCTGTCCCGCCAGGTGTTGCCCGCCATCGCCCAGACCGAGAAGCAGTTGCAGGCCCTGCACAGTGGCGACGCGGGCCGGTTGCACCTGGCGCTGGATTGCCACAGCTGCATCCAGTGGTTGCTGCCACTGTTGCCGGATTTTCGCCGCCAGTGGCCCGGTGTCGCACTGGAAGTCGAGTCCGTGCCCGGCTTCGATACCATAGGCGCCCTGCTCGGCGGCCAGCTCGATCTGCTGCTCATCTCGGATGTGCACACCCGTGGGGATCTCCACTTCGAGCCGCTATTTTCCTTCGAACTCCAGCTGGTGATGGCGTCGGATAGCAGGTTATGCCAGCTCGATAGAATCACACCGGACGATCTGCTGTCAGAGGTGCTGCTGGTCTATCCGGTGGAGCGATCCCGCATGGATGTGTTCACCCGCTTTTTGCAACCTGCCGGGGTCGAACCCGCTCGCTGCAAGACGGTGGACAACACCTCCGTCATGTTGCAGATGGCCGCCGCCGGGCTCGGGGTGGCCGCCCTGCCCCGCTGGGCCAGCGAGGAGTTCGTGCGCCAGGGGTTGCTTGAGGCACGCCCCCTCGGCAGCGGCATACGTCGCCATATGTATGGTGCCGTGCGCGCCGCCGACAAGGATCAGGCCTGCCTGCAGAGCCTGTTCGAGCGCATCCGCGCCAAGATGGGGGCGGCCCAGCAGGGCCTGTAG
- the metE gene encoding 5-methyltetrahydropteroyltriglutamate--homocysteine S-methyltransferase gives MTCAHTLGFPRIGAKRELKFALESYWRGETSQAELIAVGKSLRERHWQAQRTAGVNLLPVGDFAWYDQVLGTSLLVDAVPARHRHGDTDLDTLFRVARGRAPTGPSAAAAEMTKWFNTNYHYLVPEFSQDQRFKLGWSQLFDEVEEAKALGLPVKAVLLGPVSYLWLGKEKENGFSRLDLLDRLLVVYQEILAKLAAQGVEWVQIDEPALTLDLPDEWRLAYLKAYERLAGPCKLLLTTYFGSVAHQRDIITSLKVDGLHLDLVAAPEQLETLVPHLPAQWVLSAGVINGRNVWRANLGKLVPTLQALKTRLGERIWVGSSCSLLHSPVDLTLEHELDAQTRSWFAFALQKCYELGLLVEVLDGGDLDKIVAYSQPIVARESDSRVHKKAVQSRLASLTNSDFDRQNTYPVRAEVQRADLKLPLLPTTTIGSFPQTSEIRVLRQDWRAGRIADHAYEAGIQAQIKDAIARQEAIGLDVLVHGEAERNDMVEYFGELLDGFAITRFGWVQSYGSRCVKPPVITRDIDRPLPMTLGWTKFAQSLTDKPVKGMLTGPVTILCWSFPREDVSREQSALQIGLAIRDEVADLEAAGIKIIQIDEPAIREGLPLRKQDHQAYLDWAVRAFRLSASPVVDSTQIHTHMCYSDFNLIIEAVAALDADVITIETSRSQMQLLEAFERFNYPNEIGPGVYDIHSPNVPSQGWIEDLIRKAARQIPAERLWVNPDCGLKTRGWEETEAALKVMVDATRALRAELA, from the coding sequence ATGACCTGCGCACACACTCTCGGTTTCCCCCGTATCGGCGCCAAGCGCGAGCTGAAATTTGCCCTCGAATCCTACTGGCGCGGTGAGACCAGCCAGGCAGAACTCATCGCCGTGGGCAAGAGCCTGCGTGAGCGTCACTGGCAGGCCCAGCGCACCGCCGGGGTCAATCTGCTGCCGGTGGGGGATTTCGCCTGGTACGATCAGGTGCTCGGTACCAGCCTGCTGGTGGACGCCGTGCCGGCTCGCCATCGCCATGGGGATACGGATCTCGATACCCTGTTCCGGGTGGCCCGTGGCCGCGCCCCGACCGGCCCCAGCGCCGCTGCCGCCGAGATGACCAAGTGGTTCAACACCAACTACCACTACCTGGTCCCCGAGTTCAGCCAGGATCAACGCTTCAAACTGGGCTGGAGCCAGCTGTTTGACGAGGTAGAAGAAGCCAAGGCCCTGGGGCTGCCGGTCAAGGCGGTGCTGCTCGGTCCCGTCTCTTACCTCTGGCTCGGCAAGGAGAAAGAGAACGGCTTCTCCCGTCTCGATCTGCTGGACCGCCTGCTGGTTGTCTATCAGGAGATCCTGGCCAAGTTGGCCGCCCAGGGAGTGGAATGGGTGCAGATAGACGAGCCTGCCCTGACCCTGGATTTGCCGGACGAGTGGCGTTTGGCCTATCTCAAGGCCTATGAGCGCCTGGCGGGCCCCTGCAAGCTGCTGCTCACCACCTATTTCGGCTCTGTGGCCCATCAGCGTGACATCATCACCAGCCTGAAGGTGGATGGTTTGCACCTGGATCTGGTGGCCGCCCCCGAGCAGCTGGAGACCCTGGTCCCGCATCTGCCGGCCCAGTGGGTGCTCTCCGCCGGGGTGATCAATGGCCGCAACGTCTGGCGTGCCAACCTGGGCAAGCTGGTTCCGACCCTGCAAGCCCTGAAAACCCGGCTTGGCGAGCGGATCTGGGTGGGCTCTTCCTGCTCCCTGCTGCACAGCCCGGTAGACTTGACGCTGGAACATGAGCTGGACGCCCAGACCCGCAGCTGGTTCGCCTTTGCCCTGCAAAAGTGCTACGAGCTGGGGCTGCTGGTCGAGGTGCTCGATGGAGGCGATCTGGACAAGATCGTCGCTTACAGCCAGCCCATCGTCGCTCGGGAGTCCGACAGCCGGGTTCACAAGAAGGCGGTGCAGTCACGGCTCGCCAGCCTCACCAACAGCGACTTCGATCGCCAGAATACCTACCCGGTACGGGCCGAGGTACAACGTGCGGATCTCAAGCTGCCGCTCTTGCCCACCACCACCATAGGTTCCTTCCCGCAGACTTCGGAGATCCGGGTACTGCGCCAGGATTGGCGTGCCGGCCGCATCGCTGACCATGCCTATGAGGCGGGGATCCAGGCCCAGATCAAGGATGCCATCGCGCGCCAGGAGGCCATCGGGCTGGACGTATTGGTGCATGGCGAGGCCGAGCGCAACGACATGGTGGAGTATTTCGGGGAACTGCTGGACGGCTTTGCCATCACCCGCTTCGGCTGGGTACAGAGCTACGGCTCCCGCTGCGTCAAGCCGCCGGTGATCACCCGGGATATCGACCGCCCGCTCCCCATGACTCTCGGCTGGACCAAGTTTGCTCAGAGCCTGACCGACAAGCCGGTCAAGGGCATGCTGACTGGCCCGGTGACCATTCTCTGCTGGTCCTTCCCGCGCGAAGACGTGAGCCGGGAGCAGTCCGCCCTGCAGATCGGTCTGGCCATTCGCGACGAGGTGGCGGATCTGGAAGCTGCCGGCATCAAGATCATCCAGATCGACGAGCCGGCCATCCGCGAGGGGCTGCCCCTTCGCAAGCAGGATCATCAGGCCTATCTGGACTGGGCGGTGCGCGCCTTCCGCCTGAGTGCGAGCCCGGTGGTGGACAGTACCCAGATCCACACCCACATGTGCTACAGCGACTTCAACCTCATCATCGAGGCGGTGGCGGCGCTGGATGCGGACGTCATCACCATCGAGACCAGCCGCAGCCAGATGCAGCTCCTCGAAGCGTTCGAGCGCTTCAACTACCCCAACGAAATCGGCCCGGGTGTCTACGACATTCACTCGCCCAACGTGCCGAGCCAGGGCTGGATTGAGGATCTGATCCGCAAGGCCGCCAGGCAGATCCCGGCCGAGCGGCTCTGGGTCAACCCGGACTGCGGCCTCAAGACCCGCGGCTGGGAAGAGACGGAGGCGGCCCTCAAGGTGATGGTGGACGCCACCAGGGCGCTGCGCGCCGAGCTGGCCTGA
- a CDS encoding glycosyltransferase family 9 protein: MSTLRDALRRFDSQRRCWTQGLERAFLAWLARRGKLPDAKPGVRRILVIRSTNRIGNNLFLLPFLQALRSAHPDADIELVCSGGPLLPFLSHLRLAQLHRVRLQGRHLLTALPILWRLRRQHYDRVYVPFASSTDHLIAAWVRGAEKLGFDDAKGDLLFEHPQRPDSECHYAHQPLQLLGQSASLTDPIPLGARLGPSPELTTLVNTYPDRPLVGFFTGARKGKGLSQPQWQRLLWDLHQHHPTALLIQLTDPADPMPPLGDCQVTLPNLVELVRFTQDLRLFISADTGPLHLAAASGVPCLGLFTQTDPARYGCLGPRHRNQVIGDRNAIPLDLAWLGAALTQAPVPRTWARAIRPAHQPQPLRLLTDANGR, encoded by the coding sequence ATGAGCACCCTCAGAGACGCCCTGCGCCGCTTCGATAGTCAGCGTCGTTGCTGGACACAAGGGCTTGAACGCGCCTTCCTCGCCTGGCTTGCCCGCCGGGGCAAGCTGCCTGACGCCAAGCCCGGAGTGCGCCGCATCCTGGTCATTCGCAGCACCAACCGGATCGGCAACAATCTGTTCCTGCTGCCCTTCCTGCAGGCCCTGCGCAGTGCCCACCCCGACGCCGACATCGAGCTGGTGTGCAGCGGCGGCCCCCTGCTTCCCTTCCTGTCCCATCTGCGGCTCGCACAACTGCACAGGGTCAGGTTGCAGGGCCGGCACTTGCTGACGGCCTTGCCCATACTCTGGCGCCTGCGCCGCCAGCACTACGACCGGGTCTATGTGCCGTTTGCCTCCAGCACGGATCACCTGATCGCCGCCTGGGTGCGGGGAGCCGAGAAGCTGGGATTCGATGATGCCAAGGGGGATCTGCTGTTTGAACACCCCCAGCGCCCCGACAGTGAGTGCCACTACGCCCACCAGCCACTGCAACTGCTCGGCCAGAGCGCCTCCCTGACGGACCCCATCCCGCTTGGGGCCAGGCTGGGCCCGTCTCCCGAGCTCACGACACTGGTCAACACCTATCCAGATCGCCCTCTGGTGGGCTTTTTCACCGGCGCCCGCAAGGGCAAGGGGCTCTCCCAGCCGCAATGGCAGCGGCTGCTCTGGGACCTGCACCAGCACCACCCGACGGCCTTGCTGATCCAGCTCACCGACCCGGCCGACCCCATGCCCCCACTCGGTGATTGCCAGGTAACCCTGCCAAACCTCGTCGAGCTGGTGCGCTTCACTCAGGATCTGCGGCTCTTCATCAGCGCCGATACGGGCCCACTCCATCTGGCGGCCGCCAGCGGTGTGCCCTGCCTTGGTCTCTTCACCCAGACCGACCCCGCACGCTATGGCTGCCTCGGCCCCCGCCACCGCAATCAGGTGATCGGGGATCGCAATGCCATCCCCCTCGATCTGGCCTGGCTCGGCGCCGCCCTGACCCAGGCACCCGTGCCGCGCACCTGGGCCCGGGCGATTCGCCCAGCCCACCAACCCCAGCCCTTGCGACTCCTGACGGATGCCAACGGCAGATAA